The Echinicola rosea genome has a segment encoding these proteins:
- a CDS encoding ParA family protein: MGKIVAIANQKGGVGKTTTAMNLAASLAVLEFKTLVIDADPQANTTSGLGQDPKEIKNSIYECMVDGVDISSIVIKTEIEHLELVPSHIDLVGAEVEMINIENREEKMREVIEPLKDQYDFVIIDCSPSLGLITINALTAANSVIIPVQCEYFALEGLGKLLNTIKIIQTRLNTDLEIEGILLTMYDVRLRLSNQVVEEVQMHFKNMVFETIIPRNVKLGESPSFGLPAIAFDAEGKGALSYLNLANEIAERNGLVKMN, from the coding sequence ATGGGAAAAATCGTAGCTATCGCCAATCAAAAAGGAGGAGTGGGCAAAACGACCACCGCAATGAACCTGGCAGCCAGTCTGGCGGTGCTGGAATTTAAAACGCTGGTCATTGACGCCGATCCCCAGGCCAACACCACTTCCGGATTGGGGCAAGATCCTAAAGAAATCAAAAACAGCATCTACGAATGCATGGTGGATGGTGTGGATATTTCCTCTATTGTCATCAAAACGGAGATCGAACACTTGGAGCTGGTTCCTTCCCATATTGATTTGGTGGGTGCAGAAGTAGAAATGATCAATATTGAAAACCGGGAAGAAAAGATGCGTGAAGTGATCGAGCCCTTAAAAGACCAGTATGATTTCGTTATCATTGACTGTTCACCTTCCCTAGGCCTGATCACCATTAATGCGCTGACAGCTGCCAATTCCGTCATTATCCCTGTGCAGTGTGAATACTTTGCATTGGAAGGATTGGGCAAGCTACTCAATACTATAAAAATCATCCAGACCAGGCTAAATACTGATTTGGAAATTGAAGGAATATTACTGACCATGTACGACGTACGCCTTCGTCTATCCAACCAGGTGGTGGAAGAAGTGCAGATGCACTTTAAAAACATGGTTTTTGAAACGATCATTCCTAGAAACGTTAAGTTGGGGGAATCACCCAGCTTTGGCCTTCCCGCCATTGCTTTTGATGCCGAAGGTAAAGGAGCACTTTCTTACCTAAACCTCGCCAACGAAATAGCAGAGCGTAATGGATTGGTGAAAATGAACTAA